Within Micromonospora parathelypteridis, the genomic segment GGGCACCGGCTCGATGGCGTTGGCGTTCGTGGCCACCATCACCGGGCGCTGGTTCGTGCGCCGGCGGGGCCTGGTCACCGGAGTGCTGACCGCCGGCGGGGCGGCCGGACAACTGGTGTTCCTACCCCTGATCGCCATCCTGGTACGTGACCACGGTTGGCGTACCGCGGCACTCGTCGTGGCCGGAGCGGCGCTTGCGGTCGTACCCCTGGTGGTGTGGTTGCTGCGCGAGCACCCGGCGGATCTCGGCCTGCCCGCCTACGGCGCGACCGAGGTCGTCGCGGCACCACCGGCGACCGGCGGCGCGGCGACCCGGGCGCTGGGCGCACTGGCGGCCGCGGCGCGGACCCGGCCCTTCTGGCTGCTGGCCGGCGGGTTCGCGATCTGCGGAGCGACCACCAACGGCCTTGTCGGTACGCACTTCGTGCCGGCCGCGCACGACCACGGCATGGCCGAGACCACCGCGGCCGGGCTGCTCGCCCTGGTGGGGCTCTTCGACATCGTCGGGACCATCGCCTCCGGCTGGCTCACCGACCGGGTGGACAGCCGGTTGCTGCTCGGCATGTACTACGCGCTGCGCGGGGCGTCCCTGCTGGTGCTGCCGAGCCTGTTCTCCGGCACCGCCGAGCCGAGCATGCTGGTGTTCATCATCTTCTACGGCCTGGACTGGGTGGCCACCGTGCCGCCGACGGTGGCGCTGTGCCGGGAGTACTTCGGCGGTGCCGGCGCGGTGGTGTTCGGCTGGGTGTTCGCCGCCCACCAGCTCGGCGCGGCGGTCGCCGCGACCGGTGCGGGGCTGGTCCGGGACCGGCTCGGCGACTACGCGATGGCCTGGTACGTGGCCGGCGCGCTGTCGATCGGTGCCGCCGGGCTGTCGTTGCTGCTGCGCCGCCGACCGGGCCGGCCGGTGCCGGAGGCCGTGCTGGCCGCCGCGACCGCGCCGAAGGCCTGGAGGTTCCAGGGCTGAGACGGCGCCGCACGCCCCGGCCGGACCAGCGGCAGTGACGTGGACCAGGCGGTCAGCCAACGGTCCACTGCTGGGCCGGCCGTCCGTCGCAGGGCCGCTGCCGGATGTCGTCGCCGGCCTCTGCGCCGTCGTCGTCGGCCTGCGCGCACTTGCCGCTGTGCACCGCCACCAGCAGCACCGGGCCGGTGCCGGTCGCGGCGAGCCGCCACTGCTGGTTGGCCTCACCGTGACAGGGGAACTGCATGACCTGTGCGCCGTCGTCGCCGCTGCCACCCTCGACGTCGAGGCACTGCCCGTGTGCGGCGTTGGTCAACGTCACCGCGTCCGCGGCGGTCGGGTTGACCACCCACTGCTGCTCCGGGCCGCCATTGCACGCGGCCAACTGGGCCTCGGCCTCTTCGCCGTCACCGTCGAGCCCGAGGCAGAGCCCGGAGGCAAGCCGGAGCACCCGAGGCCCGGTGGGCGGCCCGGCCGGGGTGGTCGCGGACGGGCTGGGTGACGGCTCGGCCGGTGCGCTCGGCTCGGCCGCCGGGGCGGTCGGCTGCACGCTGCTGGAGGACGCGCCGACCGTGGCCGGGACGGGCTGCTCGTCGTGCCCGCCGAGCAGCCCGGTGGCGAAGACCACCCCGAGGAGCGCGCCGACGACCCCCACCGCCAGCGCCACCCGCAGCAACGGGTCGGCCAGCGGGCCAGGGCGGGGTGCCTGTCGCCCGCCGTAGATGGTGCCGGCGGGGTCGGGGCGTTCCTCGGGCGTGGACATACGCGCCATCCTCACCCACGACGGCGCGCCGGAGCCAGTCAGTCCGCGCAGTGGCTGGTGCCGAGGCTCAGCGGGTGGGCTGCGGGTCGGTGACGTCGGCCACGGTGGCGCCGAGGGCGGCGATCGCGGCGTCGGCGTCGACCGCGATGGCGAGGCCGCGTTCACCGGCACCCAGGGTGATCTCCCGGCCGCGCAGTCGCTCGTCGGCGATCACCGGCCACGCCGTGCTCGCGCCGAACGGGGTGATGGTGCCGCGTTCGTAGCCGGTGGCGGCCAGGGCGCCCGCCGCGTCCGGCATGGAGAGTCGGTGCACCCCGAGCAGGGCGCGCAGCTTGGGCCAGGAGACCACCCGGTCCCCGGGGGTGAGCACGAACAGGTGATCTTCCGCACCCCGGCGGACCACGATCGTCTTGACCACGTCGGGGATGGCCACGCCCCGGGCTGCGGCGGCCTCCGCGAGGCTGCCGGCCGCACCATGGCTGACCAGCCGATATGGCAACTGGGCGGCGTCCAGGGCGGTGATCGCGGGCGATGGCATGCCCGTCACGGTAACCGCCAGGCCTGCCACCGGACGGGAAACTGCCACCGCCGACATCCCACGGTTTCCTGAGGGCGAGCGTAAGGTGATCACATGCGCGCTGAGCGTGTGGATCACCCGATTAGCCATGATCAAGCGGTGGACACGCTGCGACGGTCGTACGCCGCGGTGCCCACGGGCGAGCCTGTCCGGCTGGCCAAACGAACCTCCAACCTGTTCCGCCCCCGGTCCGCTCCCCGGACTCCGGGGCTCGACGTGAGTGCCCTGAACGGCGTGCTCTCGGTCGACCCGGCCGGGCGCACCGCCGACGTGCAGGGCATGTGCACCTACGAGGACCTGGTCGACGCGACGTTGCCGCACGGGCTGATGCCGCTGGTGGTGCCGCAGTTGCGCACCATCACCCTGGGCGGTGCGGTCACCGGCCTCGGGATCGAGTCGACCTCGTTCCGCAACGGCCTGCCGCACGAGTCGGTGCGGGAGATGGACATCCTCACCGGCTCGGGCGAGATCGTCACCGCCCGCCCCGAGGGCGACCACGCCGACCTGTTCACCGCGTTCCCCAACTCGCTGGGCAGCCTCGGTTACGCCACCCGGCTACGCATCGAGCTGCAACCGGTCGGCCGGTACGTGGCACTGCGCAACGTCCGGTTCACCCGACTGGAGGCGCTCACCGACGCGATCGCCGAGGTCAGCGCCACCCGGTCCTGGGCCGGCGAGCCGGTCGACGCGATGGACGGGGTGATGTTCAGCCCCGGCGAGGCGTACCTGGTGTTCGCCACGTTCACCGACGCGGCCGACCCGCCCAGCGACTACACCGGTCAGGGGATCTACTACCGGTCGCTGCGCGAGCGCACCCGGGACGTGCTCACCGCGTACGACTATCTCTGGCGCTGGGACACCGACTGGTTCTGGTGCTCGGCGGCGTTCGGCGCGCAGCACCCGGTCGTGCGCAGGCTCTGGCCGGCGCGTTACCGGCGCAGCGACTTCTACCACCGGCTGGTCCGCCTTGAGCACCGCCACCAGGTGGCGGCCCGGATCGACCGGCTGCGGGGGCAGCCGGCCCGGGAGCGGGTCGTGCAGGACGTGGAGATCCCGCTGGACCAGACGGCCGACTTCCTGCGCTGGTTCGCCAGCGAGGTGGGGATGAACCCGGTGTGGTTGTGTCCGTTGCGCCTGCGTGAGCCGGCGGGTGCCGGTTCGGCGCGGTCTTGGCCGCTGTATCCCCTCCGGCCGGGGCAGGACTACGTCAACATTGGGTTCTGGGGGAGCGTGCCGATCGCGCCGGGCGCCGCCGACGGCGACGTCAACCGCACGATCGAACGCAGGGTGTCGGAGTCGGGCGGGCACAAGTCGCTCTACTCCGACGCGTACTACGACCGGGACGCCTTCGATCGCCTGTATGGCGGCGACACGTGGCGCGCGGTGAAAGACCGCTACGACCCGGACCACCGGCTGACGGGACTGTACGAAAAGGCGGTAGCACGAGCATGAGCCTGACCGACAGAGATCAGGGGGCGGCGAGCGTCCCCGCCACCCCTCCGGCGGGGGGCCGGCACACGGGTCCGACCGTGGCGGATGTCGTCCGCGCGGTCACCACGGGGCCGTTGCCGGTGCGGATCACCGGGTACGACGGCAGTGCCGTTGGCCCGTCCGACGCCGGCATCACCCTCGCGATCCGTTCCGAGCGGGGGCTGTCGTACCTGCTCACCGCCCCTGGCGACCTGGGCATGGCCCGGGCCTACGTCAGTGGCGACCTGGCGTTGCAGGGGGTGCATCCGGGCGACCCGTACGAGGCGTTGCGGGTGCTCAAGGACGAGCTTCGGTTGCGCCCACCGTCGTTGGCCGAAGGGCTGGCGCTGGTCCGGGGGCTGGGCTGGGAGAGGCTGATGCCGCCGCCGGCACCTCCGCAGGAGGCGCAGCCGCGGTGGAAGCGGGTGATGAACGGGCTGCGGCACTCACGGGTCCGCGACAGCACGGCGATCTCGCACCACTACGACGTCTCGAACGCCTTCTACGAGAAGGTGCTCGGCCCCTCGATGACGTACACCTGCGCGGTCTTCCGGTCTCCGGACGACACGTTGGAGCAGGCCCAGGCCGCGAAGTACGACCTGGTCGCCGGCAAGCTGGCGCTCAAGAAGGGGATGCGGCTGCTGGATGTGGGCTGCGGCTGGGGTGGCATGGTCCGGCACGCGGCCCGCGAGTACGGCGTGAAGGCGCTCGGGGTGACCCTGTCGAAGGCGCAGGCCGAGTGGGCGCAGGCGGCGATCGAGCGGGAGGGGCTGACCGGGCTGGCCGAGGTGCGGCACATGGACTACCGGGACGCCCCGGTGGAGCAGTTCGACGCCATCTCCTCGATCGGCCTGACCGAGCACATCGGGGTGCGCAACTACCCGACCTACTTCGGGGCGCTGCGGCACCGGCTGCGCGCCGGTGGTCGGCTGCTCAACCACTGCATCACCCGCGCCGACAATCGGGCGCCGCACCGCTCCGGCGCGTTCATCGACCGGTACGTCTTCCCGGACGGGGAGTTGGCCGGCCCGGGTCGGCTGATCAGCGAGATCCACGACGCCGGGCTGGAGGTGCACCACGAGGAGAACCTGCGCCAGCACTACGCGCTGACGCTGGCCGCCTGGGGTCGCAACCTCGTGGAGCACTGGGACTACTGCGTGTCGGAGGTGGGCGCGGGCACCGCCCGGGTGTGGGGGCTGTACATGGCCGGGTCGCGGATGGCGTTCGAGCGCAACGGCATCCAGCTGCACCAGGTGTTGGCCACCCACAACGGCCCGGACGGCGTGAACGGCTACCCGCTGCGGCCCGACTGGCTGCCCTGACCGTCTGGTGACCGTCGCCTGAAGCCGCGTCGAAAAAGTCGGCGCGGCTTTCGGCGAACCGATTGACAAACAAATTTTGTACGTACAAACTGATTTTGCCATGAGAGACGTCCTGTACCTGGAGCAGATCGAGCAGGCCGAAGTCCTGCTCAAGCCGCAGCGCGTCGAGGTGCTGCGACAACTGGCCGAGCCGCGCACCTGCACCGAGGTCGCGGCCCGACTCGACCAGACGCCACAGCGCGTCTACTACCACGTCAAACAGCTCGTCGCGGCCGGCCTCGTCGAGCTGGTCAACGAGCGCAAGGTCCGCGGCATCACCGAGGGCATCTACCAGGCGGCCGCCCGGTCGTACTGGCTGTCCCCCCGGCTCGTCGGCCGGATCGGGCTGCGCCGGGCCCGTGACGAGCTGAGCCTGGGCTACCTGCTCGACCTGATGGAGGAGGTCCAGGCCGACGTCGCCGCCCTGGACCGGACGGCGCCCGAGCTGCCCTCGGTCGGGGTCTCCGGCGAGATCCGGGTGCCGGCAGAGCTTCGCCCGCAGTTCCTGCACGACCTGCAAACCGCACTTCAGGACCTGTTCACCCGCTACGGCGGCAGCGAAGGAGATGCCTTCAAGCTTGCCGTCGCCTGCTATCCGAAAGGGAAAGACCATGAGTGAACCGTTGAAGGTGCAGGCCCGTCTCTCCGCGCCCGTCGGGCGGGTCCGCAAGGCCCTGACCGACCCGACCGAGCTGCGTCTCTGGCTGGCCGAGCACGCCGAGGTCGAGCTGCCGCAGCGGTACGAGTTCTGGGGCCGCTACACGCCCGAGGGTGACGT encodes:
- a CDS encoding MFS transporter, with the translated sequence MAFRPLVAVNDPAQTGPVTKNRRLHPAWLVAAVAFVALVGAAGFRATPSVLLHPLHEEFGWPLATISAAVSVNLLLYGLTAPFAAALMDRFGIRRVVSVALLLVAAGSGLTVFMSASWQLLLCWGVLVGLGTGSMALAFVATITGRWFVRRRGLVTGVLTAGGAAGQLVFLPLIAILVRDHGWRTAALVVAGAALAVVPLVVWLLREHPADLGLPAYGATEVVAAPPATGGAATRALGALAAAARTRPFWLLAGGFAICGATTNGLVGTHFVPAAHDHGMAETTAAGLLALVGLFDIVGTIASGWLTDRVDSRLLLGMYYALRGASLLVLPSLFSGTAEPSMLVFIIFYGLDWVATVPPTVALCREYFGGAGAVVFGWVFAAHQLGAAVAATGAGLVRDRLGDYAMAWYVAGALSIGAAGLSLLLRRRPGRPVPEAVLAAATAPKAWRFQG
- a CDS encoding RICIN domain-containing protein, giving the protein MSTPEERPDPAGTIYGGRQAPRPGPLADPLLRVALAVGVVGALLGVVFATGLLGGHDEQPVPATVGASSSSVQPTAPAAEPSAPAEPSPSPSATTPAGPPTGPRVLRLASGLCLGLDGDGEEAEAQLAACNGGPEQQWVVNPTAADAVTLTNAAHGQCLDVEGGSGDDGAQVMQFPCHGEANQQWRLAATGTGPVLLVAVHSGKCAQADDDGAEAGDDIRQRPCDGRPAQQWTVG
- a CDS encoding aminoacyl-tRNA deacylase, with translation MPSPAITALDAAQLPYRLVSHGAAGSLAEAAAARGVAIPDVVKTIVVRRGAEDHLFVLTPGDRVVSWPKLRALLGVHRLSMPDAAGALAATGYERGTITPFGASTAWPVIADERLRGREITLGAGERGLAIAVDADAAIAALGATVADVTDPQPTR
- a CDS encoding FAD-binding oxidoreductase translates to MRAERVDHPISHDQAVDTLRRSYAAVPTGEPVRLAKRTSNLFRPRSAPRTPGLDVSALNGVLSVDPAGRTADVQGMCTYEDLVDATLPHGLMPLVVPQLRTITLGGAVTGLGIESTSFRNGLPHESVREMDILTGSGEIVTARPEGDHADLFTAFPNSLGSLGYATRLRIELQPVGRYVALRNVRFTRLEALTDAIAEVSATRSWAGEPVDAMDGVMFSPGEAYLVFATFTDAADPPSDYTGQGIYYRSLRERTRDVLTAYDYLWRWDTDWFWCSAAFGAQHPVVRRLWPARYRRSDFYHRLVRLEHRHQVAARIDRLRGQPARERVVQDVEIPLDQTADFLRWFASEVGMNPVWLCPLRLREPAGAGSARSWPLYPLRPGQDYVNIGFWGSVPIAPGAADGDVNRTIERRVSESGGHKSLYSDAYYDRDAFDRLYGGDTWRAVKDRYDPDHRLTGLYEKAVARA
- a CDS encoding class I SAM-dependent methyltransferase, which encodes MSLTDRDQGAASVPATPPAGGRHTGPTVADVVRAVTTGPLPVRITGYDGSAVGPSDAGITLAIRSERGLSYLLTAPGDLGMARAYVSGDLALQGVHPGDPYEALRVLKDELRLRPPSLAEGLALVRGLGWERLMPPPAPPQEAQPRWKRVMNGLRHSRVRDSTAISHHYDVSNAFYEKVLGPSMTYTCAVFRSPDDTLEQAQAAKYDLVAGKLALKKGMRLLDVGCGWGGMVRHAAREYGVKALGVTLSKAQAEWAQAAIEREGLTGLAEVRHMDYRDAPVEQFDAISSIGLTEHIGVRNYPTYFGALRHRLRAGGRLLNHCITRADNRAPHRSGAFIDRYVFPDGELAGPGRLISEIHDAGLEVHHEENLRQHYALTLAAWGRNLVEHWDYCVSEVGAGTARVWGLYMAGSRMAFERNGIQLHQVLATHNGPDGVNGYPLRPDWLP
- a CDS encoding winged helix-turn-helix domain-containing protein, encoding MRDVLYLEQIEQAEVLLKPQRVEVLRQLAEPRTCTEVAARLDQTPQRVYYHVKQLVAAGLVELVNERKVRGITEGIYQAAARSYWLSPRLVGRIGLRRARDELSLGYLLDLMEEVQADVAALDRTAPELPSVGVSGEIRVPAELRPQFLHDLQTALQDLFTRYGGSEGDAFKLAVACYPKGKDHE